DNA sequence from the Halorussus sp. MSC15.2 genome:
CGAGCAACCGGCGACGCTTCCCGTCGCTGCGGCCGCGAGTGCGCCGAGGAACGTCCGGCGCGTAGGCTCCGTTGGCATTGTTTGACCGTCCCGACTATCTCGCAAAGAAGCTTGGGATACACGCGGGCGGGGTGTCTCGGTCTCCGACTGTGCTACCGCCTGACGCCCCTTGCACGCTCCGAAATCGTTTTGAACGACGCTCGCCGACACCCAGTATGCCGACCGAACCGGAAACAGACTACGACCCTTCTCTCGGGAACAAGTTCATTTTCGTCACCGGGGGCGTCATGTCGGGACTCGGCAAGGGCATCACGGCCGCCAGCACCGGCCGTCTGCTCGCCAACGCCGGGTTCGACGTGACCGCGGTCAAGATAGACCCCTATCTCAACGTGGACGCGGGGACGATGAACCCCTTCCAACACGGTGAGGTGTACGTCCTGAAGGACGGCGGCGAAGTGGACCTCGACTTGGGGAATTACGAGCGATTCCTCGACATCGACATGACGTTCGACCACAACGTCACGACGGGGAAGACCTACCAGCACGTCATCGAGAAAGAGCGCGCCGGGGATTACCTCGGGAAGACCGTCCAAATCATCCCGCACGTCACCGACGACATCAAGCGCCGCATCCGCGAGGCCGCCGAGGGCCACGACGTCTGCATCGTGGAAGTCGGCGGCACGGTGGGCGACATCGAGGGCATGCCGTTCCTCGAAGCGCTCCGCCAGTTCGCCCACGAGGAGGACGAGGACGACTTCCTCCTCACGCACGTCACGCTCGTCCCCTACTCCAAGAACGGCGAGCAGAAGACCAAGCCGACCCAGCACTCCGTGAAGGAACTGCGCTCTATCGGTCTCCAGCCCGACATTCTGGTCGGCCGGTGCGAGGACGAACTCGACCCCTCGACCAAGGAGAAGATAGCGCTGTTCTGCGACGTGCCGACCGACGCGGTGTTCTCGAACCCCGACGTCGAGGACATCTACCACGTCCCGCTGATGGTCGAAGAGGAAGGACTGGACGAGTACGTGATGGACCGGTTCGACCTCACCGACGACGCGCTCCCGCCCGAAGAGCGCGACAACACGTGGCGTGACCTCGTGACTCAGGATACCCACGGCGAGGTGGAAATCGCGCTCGTCGGGAAGTACGACCTCGAAGACGCCTACATGTCGGTCAACGAGGCGCTCAAGCACGCCGGACTGGAGAAGAGCGTCGACGTGAACGTCAGGTGGGTCGATTCCGAGAAGATGGCCGAGGACCACGAGGAGCGCCTCCACGGTGCCGACGGCATCGTCGTGCCCGGCGGATTCGGCTCACGCGGCACCGAGGGCAAAATCGAGGCCATCCGGTACGCCCGCGAGAACGGTGTGCCCTACCTCGGTCTCTGTCTGGGCTTCCAGCTCGCGGTCGTGGAGTACGCTCGGAACGTCCTCGGACTGGAGGGCGCTCACTCCGCGGAAATCGAGGCGGACACGCCCCACCCGGTCATCGACCTGCTGCCCGAGCAGTACGACCTCGAAGACCTCGGCGGGACGATGCGACTCGGCGCTCACGAGACCGACATCGAGGCGGGGACGCTGGCCGAACAGGTCTACGGCAGCACCTCCTGCACCGAACGCCACCGCCACCGATACGAGGTCAACCCCGAGTACTTCGACGAGTTCGAGGACTCGGACCTCGTGTTCTCAGGCGAGTCGGGCAACCGGATGGAGATACTCGAACTGGAGGGCCACCCGTACTTCTTCGGCACCCAGTTCCACCCCGAGTTCCGGTCGCGGCCGACCCGCGCGAGTCCGCCGTTCGTCGGACTCCTCGACGCGGTCCTCGACCGGCGCGACGGGCGTACTGACGAGAAAACGGATTCCGAAGCCGACGCGAACAACCCCGAGGAGGTCGAAGCCTGATGGTCAACACCGACGAATTCATCGACGAGAAGATAGCAGAGATTCGCGAACAGGTCGGCGACGCCGACGCCGTCATCGCCCTCTCGG
Encoded proteins:
- a CDS encoding CTP synthase, with the protein product MPTEPETDYDPSLGNKFIFVTGGVMSGLGKGITAASTGRLLANAGFDVTAVKIDPYLNVDAGTMNPFQHGEVYVLKDGGEVDLDLGNYERFLDIDMTFDHNVTTGKTYQHVIEKERAGDYLGKTVQIIPHVTDDIKRRIREAAEGHDVCIVEVGGTVGDIEGMPFLEALRQFAHEEDEDDFLLTHVTLVPYSKNGEQKTKPTQHSVKELRSIGLQPDILVGRCEDELDPSTKEKIALFCDVPTDAVFSNPDVEDIYHVPLMVEEEGLDEYVMDRFDLTDDALPPEERDNTWRDLVTQDTHGEVEIALVGKYDLEDAYMSVNEALKHAGLEKSVDVNVRWVDSEKMAEDHEERLHGADGIVVPGGFGSRGTEGKIEAIRYARENGVPYLGLCLGFQLAVVEYARNVLGLEGAHSAEIEADTPHPVIDLLPEQYDLEDLGGTMRLGAHETDIEAGTLAEQVYGSTSCTERHRHRYEVNPEYFDEFEDSDLVFSGESGNRMEILELEGHPYFFGTQFHPEFRSRPTRASPPFVGLLDAVLDRRDGRTDEKTDSEADANNPEEVEA